The sequence GAAAGCGGTTCTTTGGGCTTGCTGTTTTTTCAAAATACCCGATCATCAATGAAGGCAAACTGTTCGACAACAGAAAGACCAACGGCGCCATGTTCGTGGACCTGAAAATAAAAGGGGACACCATTCGCGTTTACAACGTGCACCTGGAATCCATGAGCATTCCTGCAGACCAGTTGGACAATATCGACGGGATAAAGGAAAATTACCGAAAGACCTGGAGAAGGCTCAACCGCGGCGTGGTCAACCGTGCCAGCCAGGTGGACCTGCTGGCAGCCCATATAAAAAACAGCCCCCATCCTTCCATTTTGTTGGGAGATTTCAATGATGTCCCCTACAGTTATACCTATTTCACCATCCGATCGCTTCTCGAAAACAGTTTTGAAACCGCGGGCAAAGGATTTGGCTTCACCTTCAACAAGGTGCTGTTTTTCCTGAGGATCGACAATATCTTCTACCATCCCTCCCTTGCCCCGTTACGGTTCAATACCCTCCGGGAAGTCGACTATTCCGATCATTATCCCATCAAAGCGGTATTTCAACTGGAGCCACTGGTCGACCGGACCCTGGCGCCCTGATACTGGCTCAGCACTTTCAGGAACGCTTAACCTTTCCCTACAATCACTGCATCCTTAATCTTGACCATGGAAAAGCAATAGCTGCTAAAAATGCTCGTGGACCAGCTCCTTAAAGCATCTCCAGAAGGGCGTATCCGGTTTTTGGAGCAGGATCAGGGGCAATTGTTCTTTTGGAAACTCCAGGGCGATCACCTCCAAGGTTATCCTTTCCCGGTCGATCTCCTGAAAGGCATAGAACTGATATTGGGAAAAGCCAAAGACCCCGGCCCGCTGGCCGGTTTCATCCAATCCATTGCGCAAGGCCAATTCGACCGATGGGGGACCACAGGCCCGGACCAGTGTACGGTAACTTTTGGGAATTTCTTTCAGGGAAACCTGTTTGGGGCCACCCAAGAGGGTGCTGAGCAATGCCAAGTCCTTTCGTTCAGTTGCCCCGGGGAATTGGCCCCGTCGGTTTTTATAACTGCCCACCAGCGACTCGAACAGTAAATGTTCACTGTCGGTACCGAATAATGTCATGAAATTTTTGTTCATAGGGTGAATGGTCAACAACCGTAATGGACCAAACATCTTCAAAATCCGGGCCACCGGTCCCGTTGCTCGTTCACGGACGTTATGGGCGCGACCTTCCCCTTCCCTCACCTGATCCGACTTCGTGACGGTAGCCGTCCACTTGCCCAACACGGGAAACCGAATTCCCTTGGTCAAAATGCGAAAGGAGGGCAAGGTACCATGGCCGGGGAATCCTTCCGACATCGATCGGCTGCTAAAGGCCGCCTTTCTGTTGGTTAAGGCGGACCACCTTGACCACCCGCTGCAGGGAATCAAAGGTAATTTGGATTTCCCCCTCTGAGGTCAACGGAACTTGATAGCGATAGGTACTGTCCATTCCATTGGGGATTACCTCATCAGGGTTCCCCAGCATTTGCACGGCCTCTCCCTTCCCCGTCCCAATACGGATGTCATAGGATTTGGCAACGTTTGTCCACTCGACTTTTTGCTCAATATGATAGCATTTCCAAGCGATGGAAAGAACAAAAAAGACGAGTAGCCCTGTTGGCAAGGGCGCGAACTTGAACATATATGGTCGATTACAGTCTAGGAAACCAAACCGTGGGGAAGCAAAATTGTTTAAAAAAAACCAAAAAAATCAACCATCTTGATTTTCACCATCCGCTATCCTCTTGAAAGATTATCGGTCCAATGCTCCCCGAGGCCCTAAAAAACCCGTTTTCGTACAGGAACGGACGAAGCTTTGATAAACGGTTTAGGTGTTTTTTAGTTTTTCTTTTACTTTTGGAAAAACTTATAACTATGAGATTAATACGTTCAACCGCTTTGTTGGCCTTCAGTTTATGCTGTACGGTAGGCCTGAACGCCCAGACTACCCGCTGGCAACAGGCTGTCAACTACAAAATGGACGTCGATATGGACGTCGAAAAAAACCAGTACGAAGGTCATCAGGACCTTGAATACACCAACAATTCGCCCGATACCCTTTACCGTGTCTTTTACCATCTTTATTACAATGCCTTCCAGCCAAACTCCATGATGGATGTGCGGTCGAGGACCATTGCCGATGCAGACCGTCGCGTGCAGGACCGCATTTACAACCTTTCTCCCGAGGAAATCGGCTACCTGAAGGTAAAGAGCCTTAAAATGGACGGAAAAAAGCTGGACTACGAACATGTGGGCACCATTCTGGAGGTAACGCTCGACCAGCCTATCCTTCCCAACAGCACGGTGGAATTTTCCATGGATTTTGAAGGCCAGGTGCCGCTTCAGATCCGGCGCGCCGGGCGTGACAACAAAGAAGGCGTCCGCTATTCCATGTCCCAGTGGTATCCCAAGATGGCCAATTACGACGATCAAGGCTGGCATGCCAACCCGTATATCGGCAGGGAATTCTATGGCATATGGGGTGATTTCGATGTCAGGATCACCATTGACAAAAGCTATGTCCTTGGCGGCACCGGC comes from Echinicola vietnamensis DSM 17526 and encodes:
- a CDS encoding endonuclease/exonuclease/phosphatase family protein codes for the protein MRFLVSVVFFVSVLLFFGVNISPEQLSYAGLVPVLIPVFLLINFVLLVILVLLKRKLLILPLVAILLGWRFVGVSMAWNSPVEGKGLSVMSYNAHMFNYEKYKARDPKVTPNIYNWIREQDSDIIGIQEFYQDNTTPSRNAIKLIGQEGKYHCSAHSVEERKGKRFFGLAVFSKYPIINEGKLFDNRKTNGAMFVDLKIKGDTIRVYNVHLESMSIPADQLDNIDGIKENYRKTWRRLNRGVVNRASQVDLLAAHIKNSPHPSILLGDFNDVPYSYTYFTIRSLLENSFETAGKGFGFTFNKVLFFLRIDNIFYHPSLAPLRFNTLREVDYSDHYPIKAVFQLEPLVDRTLAP